Proteins from a single region of Pseudarthrobacter sp. NIBRBAC000502772:
- a CDS encoding phosphoribosyltransferase family protein produces the protein MGIFADRADAGRQLGLRLAYLRAQDAVVLGLPRGGVPVAFEVAAALDAPLDVIIVRKLGVPVQPELAMGAIGEDGTYALDKHAVSFMKVKQEELRAVERQERALLDARVARFRTGRTRMDLHGRIAVVVDDGIATGLTARVACSIARKMGAARVILAVPVAPADTLATLTEPDEVVCLATPRQLTAVGYYYRSFSPTSDDEVVWLLDAAAERLERARSAAGNPGLDVDVQIQSDGVRLQGHMHLPVPAAGVVVFAHGSGSGRHSPRNRFVASTLQRAGLGTLLLDLLGPGEELDRANVFNIELLALRLTSATNWLGSRPDTASCSVGFFGASTGAGAALWAAAEQGARIGAVVSRGGRPDLAGERLALVRAPTLLIVGSADHRVLELNRRAKALMRCPNRLELVQGASHLFEEPGTLEEAAILARDWFVQYLLPGHGGRAAEGSVPA, from the coding sequence ATGGGCATTTTTGCGGACAGGGCTGATGCAGGGCGGCAGCTGGGGCTGCGTCTGGCGTATCTGCGTGCCCAGGACGCAGTTGTCCTGGGACTGCCTCGGGGCGGCGTTCCGGTAGCGTTCGAGGTTGCGGCGGCCCTTGACGCGCCGCTGGATGTGATCATCGTGCGCAAGCTTGGAGTACCGGTTCAGCCCGAACTCGCGATGGGAGCCATCGGGGAAGACGGCACCTACGCGCTCGACAAGCATGCCGTCTCATTCATGAAGGTCAAGCAGGAAGAACTGCGGGCCGTCGAAAGACAGGAACGGGCTCTGCTCGATGCCCGGGTGGCACGATTCCGGACAGGCCGGACCCGCATGGATCTGCATGGCCGCATCGCCGTCGTCGTCGATGATGGGATCGCTACCGGGTTAACTGCCCGGGTGGCATGCAGCATCGCGCGAAAGATGGGGGCTGCGAGAGTGATCCTGGCCGTTCCTGTTGCCCCTGCCGACACCCTCGCCACCCTGACGGAGCCGGACGAGGTGGTGTGCCTTGCCACGCCCCGGCAACTCACAGCTGTCGGCTACTACTACCGCAGCTTCTCGCCGACGAGCGACGACGAAGTCGTGTGGCTGCTCGACGCTGCTGCTGAGCGTCTGGAACGTGCGCGTTCGGCGGCCGGAAACCCTGGCCTCGATGTAGACGTGCAGATCCAATCGGATGGCGTGCGGCTCCAAGGACACATGCACCTTCCCGTGCCGGCTGCCGGAGTGGTGGTGTTCGCCCACGGCAGCGGCAGCGGCCGCCACAGTCCGCGAAACCGATTCGTAGCCTCGACGCTCCAGCGAGCAGGGCTGGGCACCTTGCTGCTTGACCTGCTCGGCCCCGGGGAAGAGCTCGACCGCGCGAACGTGTTCAACATCGAACTGCTTGCGCTCCGGCTGACCTCGGCAACGAACTGGCTTGGCAGCAGGCCGGACACGGCGTCATGCAGCGTGGGATTCTTCGGCGCGAGTACCGGAGCCGGGGCAGCCTTGTGGGCTGCGGCCGAACAGGGCGCACGGATCGGTGCCGTCGTCTCAAGGGGAGGCCGTCCGGACCTGGCCGGCGAGAGGCTGGCCCTTGTCCGCGCCCCGACGCTCCTGATTGTCGGCAGTGCGGATCACAGGGTCCTCGAACTCAACCGCCGGGCGAAAGCCCTGATGCGCTGCCCCAACCGGCTGGAGCTCGTCCAGGGAGCCTCCCACCTGTTCGAAGAACCTGGGACTCTGGAGGAGGCGGCGATTCTGGCCAGGGATTGGTTTGTGCAGTACCTGCTGCCAGGCCACGGTGGGCGGGCAGCCGAGGGCAGTGTCCCCGCCTGA
- a CDS encoding TetR/AcrR family transcriptional regulator produces MAQRIAVERRPRLNRDRVLQAAVSLADEVGSGPLSMRRLAQELDVVPMALYKHVANKEELLDGMVDVVIGEIDPPVAGADWKSAVRLRVLSARRVLQRHKWARRVLETRTNPTPAVLGYMDSFIGMFFAGGFSVDLTHHVMHAIGSRMWGFTQELFDSTATSDGDAPAPVAPEVQAAVYQEMSASYPNVLQVATAASHDDGSVVGSGCDDQFEFEFALDLLLDGIERLHQRDWTARGARLERG; encoded by the coding sequence GTGGCTCAGCGGATTGCCGTGGAACGCCGGCCGCGGTTGAACCGGGATCGTGTGCTGCAGGCGGCCGTCTCCCTCGCTGATGAGGTGGGGAGCGGCCCGCTGAGCATGCGCCGCCTCGCCCAGGAGCTCGACGTTGTGCCCATGGCGCTGTATAAACACGTGGCCAACAAGGAGGAGCTCCTCGACGGCATGGTGGACGTGGTCATCGGCGAGATTGACCCTCCCGTTGCCGGTGCTGACTGGAAGAGCGCCGTGCGGCTGCGGGTGCTGTCTGCAAGGCGGGTGCTCCAGCGCCACAAGTGGGCCAGGCGCGTCCTGGAAACCCGCACCAACCCGACCCCCGCCGTCCTGGGCTACATGGACTCGTTCATCGGCATGTTCTTCGCCGGGGGCTTTTCCGTAGACCTCACGCACCACGTGATGCATGCCATCGGAAGCCGGATGTGGGGTTTCACGCAGGAACTGTTCGACTCCACGGCCACTTCCGATGGCGACGCTCCCGCGCCGGTGGCACCGGAAGTCCAGGCCGCCGTGTACCAGGAAATGTCCGCCAGCTACCCGAACGTCCTGCAAGTGGCGACTGCTGCCAGCCACGATGACGGCTCGGTAGTCGGCAGCGGCTGCGACGACCAGTTTGAATTCGAGTTCGCCCTGGACCTCCTCCTCGACGGCATCGAACGGCTGCACCAGCGGGACTGGACCGCCAGGGGTGCCCGACTCGAGCGGGGATGA
- a CDS encoding thioredoxin family protein has translation MRIELLHIDECPNLAKAQERLESALTALGHSDIPVTIRLMESAPDTAGTGFAGSPTITLNGSDIFPTGATADDLACRIYATPSGLAGLPTISQITEALKNNGL, from the coding sequence ATGAGGATCGAACTGCTCCACATCGACGAGTGCCCCAACCTTGCTAAGGCGCAGGAGCGACTGGAATCGGCCCTGACCGCCTTGGGACACAGCGATATTCCGGTGACCATACGACTCATGGAGTCCGCGCCCGATACGGCGGGCACGGGATTCGCGGGTTCCCCCACGATCACCCTCAATGGGTCCGACATTTTTCCGACCGGTGCCACTGCAGACGACCTGGCCTGCCGGATATACGCGACTCCAAGCGGGCTGGCGGGCCTTCCGACGATCAGCCAAATAACCGAAGCGCTCAAAAACAATGGACTCTGA
- a CDS encoding GntR family transcriptional regulator, producing the protein MPTRQSSDASKGKAAVSDVYAAMRASILKGEIAPGARINIDAVSRSLGVSQTPVREVLQRLEGDNLVVYSPGRGYSTTPLLDLPALRSLFEFRLLVEPWAARSAAVDRLANPAAALEKELSAIRTSMKTTSGDARQDLVAHDTRFHDTILLAAGNPVVQHAFAQTHCHLHTFRLYPADIDGAITIAEHATVREAIAACLPDRAEEAMAEHIRNSFARFAKAFEGKADLSPLESDGPPKRHIVT; encoded by the coding sequence GTGCCCACACGTCAATCATCCGATGCATCCAAAGGCAAGGCAGCCGTCAGTGACGTCTACGCCGCCATGCGGGCCTCCATCCTCAAGGGCGAAATTGCACCCGGCGCACGGATCAATATTGATGCGGTCTCCCGCAGCCTGGGCGTCTCACAGACCCCGGTCCGCGAAGTTCTGCAACGGCTGGAGGGCGACAACCTCGTGGTCTACAGTCCCGGCCGAGGATACAGCACCACACCCCTGCTGGACCTGCCCGCGCTGCGATCGCTCTTTGAGTTCCGGCTACTGGTGGAACCGTGGGCCGCGCGGTCCGCGGCCGTGGACCGCCTCGCCAACCCTGCCGCGGCCCTGGAGAAGGAGCTGTCGGCCATCCGCACTTCCATGAAGACCACCAGCGGCGACGCCCGGCAGGACCTCGTGGCCCATGACACGCGCTTCCATGACACCATCCTGCTGGCGGCGGGGAACCCGGTAGTCCAGCACGCCTTCGCCCAGACCCACTGCCACCTGCACACCTTCCGCCTCTACCCGGCAGACATCGACGGCGCCATCACCATCGCCGAGCACGCCACCGTGCGGGAGGCCATCGCCGCATGCCTGCCCGACCGCGCCGAGGAGGCCATGGCCGAGCACATCAGGAACTCCTTCGCCCGGTTCGCCAAGGCCTTCGAAGGCAAGGCGGACCTCTCGCCACTGGAGAGCGACGGGCCACCAAAAAGGCATATCGTCACCTGA
- a CDS encoding HNH endonuclease signature motif containing protein yields MGNAAVAKAYADIIAAIAVLNSVLNGAVGSGSVVSSEADPLRGLEDTCLDILSGAAGVEARMAALKARAAVEYADTAQAIASPGAPVQAQEMAVTAEVACALTIGERAAGALLNQSQMLTTALPLTLSALQAGTISWQHARAMVDEAATLDPAGAAALEAHFLDPEAPNPARGCPAGEMPASRFRHQARTWRERHHTESIEKRHAKGVLDRRVEYAPDQDGMAWLSAYLPADQAAAIWNRTTAIARGLQGPDEPLTLTQLRADIFAAALLGGGNPAEHDPGQVPPPRALVMVTVPVFSLLGATEEPAMLDGYGPIPASMARDLVANGADSFYRVLVDPRDGAPLEIGRANYRLTTAMRNWLRLRDGQCPFPGCSNHSLDNEADHILAWDKGGTTGVSNLGQPCPKHHRLRHTSAWQPTPATKNEPPGWISPTGRHYKSEHQDWEPPHWPKEPKSEARRNGHWLPTPREGCGDPDFVHIGLSLGENGVERFLHSTA; encoded by the coding sequence ATGGGAAACGCGGCGGTGGCGAAGGCATATGCGGACATCATTGCTGCCATTGCTGTGCTGAATTCCGTACTGAACGGGGCTGTCGGGTCCGGTTCTGTGGTGTCATCGGAGGCTGATCCTTTGCGTGGCCTGGAGGATACGTGCCTGGACATCCTCTCCGGCGCCGCGGGAGTGGAGGCGCGGATGGCTGCCCTGAAGGCCCGGGCCGCAGTGGAGTATGCGGACACCGCCCAAGCCATCGCTTCGCCAGGTGCCCCGGTGCAGGCGCAGGAGATGGCGGTGACCGCGGAGGTCGCGTGCGCGCTGACCATCGGCGAACGGGCTGCGGGGGCGTTGCTGAACCAGTCACAAATGCTCACGACTGCCTTGCCGCTGACGCTGTCCGCTCTGCAAGCGGGCACTATTTCGTGGCAGCACGCGCGGGCCATGGTGGATGAAGCCGCAACCCTTGACCCGGCCGGGGCCGCAGCTCTGGAGGCCCACTTTTTGGACCCGGAAGCGCCGAACCCCGCCCGCGGCTGTCCTGCAGGGGAAATGCCGGCGTCCCGGTTCCGTCACCAGGCACGCACGTGGCGCGAACGCCACCACACCGAGAGCATCGAGAAGCGCCACGCCAAAGGCGTCCTGGACCGCCGGGTCGAGTACGCCCCGGATCAGGACGGGATGGCCTGGCTCTCGGCCTACCTCCCCGCGGACCAGGCGGCAGCAATCTGGAACCGGACCACCGCGATCGCCCGCGGTCTGCAGGGCCCGGACGAGCCCCTGACCCTCACACAGCTCCGGGCCGACATCTTCGCCGCCGCCCTCCTCGGCGGCGGGAACCCCGCAGAACATGATCCCGGGCAGGTTCCGCCGCCCCGGGCCCTCGTGATGGTGACGGTCCCGGTGTTTTCCCTGCTCGGCGCCACCGAGGAACCGGCGATGCTTGACGGCTACGGCCCGATCCCGGCCTCGATGGCCCGGGACCTCGTGGCGAACGGGGCCGATTCGTTCTACCGGGTCCTGGTTGATCCCCGGGACGGGGCACCCCTGGAGATCGGCCGGGCCAACTACCGTCTGACCACGGCCATGCGGAACTGGCTCCGGCTACGCGACGGCCAGTGCCCCTTCCCAGGCTGTTCCAACCATTCACTGGACAACGAAGCAGACCACATCCTCGCCTGGGACAAGGGCGGAACCACCGGCGTCTCGAATTTGGGTCAACCCTGCCCCAAACATCACCGCCTGAGACACACCAGCGCCTGGCAACCCACACCAGCCACAAAGAATGAACCACCTGGCTGGATATCGCCCACTGGCCGGCACTACAAGAGCGAACACCAGGACTGGGAACCACCACACTGGCCAAAAGAACCAAAATCGGAAGCGCGCAGGAACGGGCACTGGCTCCCCACGCCGCGCGAAGGTTGCGGCGATCCGGATTTTGTTCACATCGGGCTGTCTCTTGGAGAGAACGGCGTGGAACGGTTCCTCCATTCCACCGCCTGA
- a CDS encoding VOC family protein, which yields MQLGAFSISLTVKDIAASAAFYEKLGFSRFGGDITQNWLILKNGETVIGLFQGMFEKNMLTFNPGWSQNAEALDSFTDVRDLQRELKAGGTEFVSEADEATTGPGSFIVVDPDGNPVLVDQHV from the coding sequence ATGCAGCTCGGCGCTTTTTCGATCAGCCTCACCGTCAAGGACATCGCGGCCTCAGCGGCGTTCTACGAGAAACTGGGCTTCAGCAGGTTCGGTGGCGACATCACACAGAACTGGCTGATCCTCAAGAACGGCGAGACCGTTATTGGCCTCTTCCAGGGGATGTTTGAGAAGAACATGCTGACGTTCAACCCGGGCTGGAGCCAGAACGCGGAAGCGCTGGACTCCTTCACCGATGTGCGCGACCTCCAGCGGGAACTCAAGGCCGGGGGCACGGAGTTCGTGTCCGAGGCCGATGAGGCGACCACCGGGCCGGGGAGCTTTATTGTCGTGGATCCGGACGGCAACCCGGTGCTGGTGGATCAGCACGTCTGA
- a CDS encoding type I restriction endonuclease gives MEFAEKLSALAAKVRQQREVIQTEEATKNAFVMPFISTILGYDVFNPMEVVPEFIADVGLKKGEKIDYAIVKDGEVQILIECKKSSEPVKIEHASQLFRYFAVTNARIAILTNGELYQFFTDLDAPNRMDAKPFLVLDLTDIDESLIPELQKLSKDVFDLDSIINAAGELKYIGELKRTLAAQFKEPEDEWIKFLTGRVYPGAYTQKVREQFTALVTKASKQFLNDQVNERLKKALGAPGFPQTEVAAASVTSAPVAEADLADAEALETTLEEIEGYQIVRAIVCSEVKPARVVQRDAKSYFAVLLDDNNRKPIARLHFNRTQKYIGIFDDNREETRVPISSLEEIYEHTEALRASVKSYLSASPSSN, from the coding sequence ATGGAGTTTGCAGAAAAGCTCTCGGCTTTGGCAGCAAAGGTGCGCCAGCAGCGAGAGGTAATCCAGACCGAAGAGGCAACAAAGAATGCGTTTGTGATGCCCTTCATTTCAACAATCCTTGGCTACGACGTCTTTAATCCAATGGAGGTCGTGCCGGAATTCATCGCGGATGTCGGCCTGAAAAAGGGCGAGAAGATCGACTACGCGATTGTTAAGGACGGCGAAGTCCAGATCCTCATCGAGTGCAAGAAGTCCTCGGAGCCGGTGAAAATCGAGCACGCGTCGCAGCTATTCCGCTATTTCGCCGTGACGAACGCGCGCATAGCGATCCTCACCAATGGCGAGTTGTACCAGTTCTTCACGGACCTCGATGCTCCGAACCGGATGGACGCGAAGCCGTTCCTGGTCCTGGACCTCACGGACATCGATGAGTCCTTGATCCCTGAGCTGCAGAAGCTGTCCAAGGACGTCTTTGACCTCGATTCGATCATCAACGCCGCCGGTGAACTGAAGTACATCGGCGAGTTGAAGCGGACCCTGGCAGCGCAGTTCAAGGAACCGGAGGATGAATGGATCAAGTTCCTCACTGGCCGCGTCTATCCCGGCGCGTACACACAGAAAGTGCGTGAGCAGTTCACGGCGCTGGTGACAAAAGCGTCCAAGCAATTCCTTAACGACCAGGTCAACGAGCGTCTGAAGAAAGCCCTCGGCGCCCCTGGCTTCCCACAGACTGAGGTCGCGGCCGCAAGTGTCACCAGCGCGCCGGTGGCCGAAGCCGACCTGGCCGACGCCGAAGCCCTCGAGACCACCCTTGAGGAGATCGAGGGCTACCAGATCGTCCGCGCCATCGTCTGCAGCGAGGTCAAGCCGGCCCGCGTTGTCCAGCGCGATGCCAAGTCCTACTTCGCGGTGCTGCTGGACGACAACAACCGCAAACCGATCGCGCGCCTGCACTTCAACCGGACGCAGAAGTATATCGGGATCTTCGATGACAACAGGGAAGAAACCCGTGTCCCGATTTCCTCCCTCGAGGAGATCTACGAGCACACCGAGGCCCTGCGCGCCAGCGTCAAGAGCTACCTGAGCGCGTCGCCCTCAAGCAACTAA
- a CDS encoding NAD(P)-dependent alcohol dehydrogenase, with protein sequence MNPSQPAAATAAGARTMKAATYRRFGGPDVVRVEEIAQPAPRAGEVLIKVMASTVSVADHRVRSRNVPKGLVALTALTLGLFRPRTRVLGMDVAGVVESVGQGVTTFRPGDEVIAMLGARFGGHAEYVSLPADGPIAAKPRNMNFEEAVTLLFGGLTAKTFLSLAAVKTGDTVLINGASGAVGTAAIQLAKHLGAHVTAVSSGANRELVESLGADSFIDYTAADFTADGTTYDVVMDCVGNAPFARAQGSIAPGGALLLVIADLKGMLGARGQSRRSGKLVTFGGLKLTYTADDVAYLVNLAEEGTYQAVIDRTYNLADVVEAHRFVDTGRKRGNVVLRVP encoded by the coding sequence ATGAACCCAAGCCAGCCGGCGGCCGCTACAGCCGCGGGAGCCCGGACCATGAAAGCCGCGACCTACCGCCGGTTCGGCGGGCCGGACGTGGTCCGCGTCGAGGAGATCGCACAGCCCGCTCCGCGCGCCGGAGAGGTGCTCATCAAAGTCATGGCCAGCACGGTCAGCGTCGCCGACCACCGCGTCCGCAGCCGCAATGTCCCCAAGGGACTTGTGGCACTCACGGCCCTGACCCTCGGCCTCTTCCGCCCGCGGACCCGGGTCCTCGGCATGGATGTGGCCGGCGTGGTGGAGTCCGTCGGCCAGGGCGTGACCACGTTCCGGCCCGGCGATGAGGTTATTGCGATGCTCGGCGCCCGGTTTGGCGGGCATGCCGAGTACGTGTCGCTCCCGGCGGACGGGCCGATCGCCGCCAAGCCGCGGAACATGAACTTCGAGGAGGCAGTCACGCTGCTCTTCGGCGGACTCACGGCGAAAACGTTCCTGAGCCTGGCGGCCGTCAAGACCGGCGACACTGTTCTTATCAACGGCGCCTCCGGAGCCGTGGGAACGGCCGCCATCCAGCTGGCCAAGCACCTCGGCGCCCACGTCACCGCCGTGAGCAGCGGGGCGAACAGGGAACTGGTGGAATCACTCGGCGCGGACAGCTTCATCGACTACACCGCAGCGGATTTCACCGCAGACGGCACAACGTACGACGTCGTGATGGACTGTGTGGGGAACGCTCCGTTCGCGAGGGCGCAAGGGAGTATCGCCCCGGGAGGTGCCTTGCTCCTGGTCATCGCCGACCTCAAGGGCATGCTCGGCGCGCGAGGACAGAGCCGCCGAAGCGGCAAGCTGGTCACTTTCGGCGGCCTCAAGCTCACGTACACCGCCGACGACGTCGCCTACCTTGTGAACCTCGCGGAGGAGGGCACGTACCAGGCAGTCATCGACCGGACCTACAACCTGGCCGACGTCGTCGAGGCCCACCGCTTCGTGGACACCGGACGCAAGCGGGGCAACGTGGTCCTGCGGGTCCCCTAA
- a CDS encoding CapA family protein, with product MRIALLGDVMLGRLVNEQLKVADPAYPWGDTRPVLRQADIRFANLECVLADGGTPVVGKAFRFRSDVKNVESLTSAAIDVVSLANNHVLDYGIDALREMLPALDRHGILRAGAGMDAEAARQPAVRLVGPTAVGFIAFTDNEPGWEATTQSPGIHYVPVDAGDQRVTDLLELVRRTKGRVQLLIVSAHWGPNWGAAVPAAHQSLARALIDAGADVMFGHSAHIFRGVEIYRDRPIIYSAGDFVDDYAVDPAERNDQSFIFLLEARESAPLKLRLHPTTITDFQTRLARRSARKIAERMQRLSEQLGTRSVWIEAENVLEIPIDSIREGSTGARTRR from the coding sequence ATGCGGATCGCACTGCTGGGGGACGTCATGCTCGGACGGCTGGTGAACGAGCAGCTGAAAGTGGCCGATCCCGCCTATCCCTGGGGCGATACCCGCCCAGTCCTCCGGCAGGCGGACATCAGGTTCGCCAACCTCGAATGTGTCCTGGCGGACGGCGGAACACCTGTGGTGGGCAAAGCGTTCCGCTTCCGCTCGGACGTCAAGAACGTAGAGAGTCTGACGTCCGCGGCGATCGATGTGGTGTCGCTGGCCAACAACCATGTGCTGGATTACGGGATTGACGCGCTTCGGGAGATGTTGCCGGCGCTCGATCGGCACGGGATCCTCAGGGCCGGGGCTGGGATGGACGCTGAAGCTGCCCGGCAGCCGGCAGTCCGGCTGGTGGGCCCAACTGCGGTCGGCTTCATTGCCTTTACCGACAACGAACCGGGCTGGGAGGCGACCACCCAGTCTCCCGGGATCCATTACGTGCCCGTGGACGCCGGTGACCAGCGGGTGACGGATTTGCTGGAACTGGTCCGGCGGACGAAGGGCCGCGTCCAGCTGCTGATCGTTTCGGCGCACTGGGGCCCCAACTGGGGGGCCGCTGTCCCGGCCGCGCATCAGAGCCTGGCGCGGGCGCTGATAGATGCCGGGGCCGACGTCATGTTCGGGCATTCGGCCCACATTTTCCGCGGCGTCGAGATCTACAGGGACCGGCCCATTATCTATAGCGCCGGCGACTTCGTGGATGACTACGCAGTGGACCCAGCAGAACGCAACGATCAGTCATTCATCTTCCTGTTGGAAGCCCGCGAAAGCGCACCGCTCAAGCTACGCCTGCATCCGACGACAATCACCGATTTCCAGACCCGGCTGGCACGTCGGAGCGCGCGGAAAATTGCCGAACGGATGCAGCGGCTGAGCGAGCAGCTCGGCACGCGGAGCGTCTGGATCGAGGCCGAAAACGTGCTGGAAATCCCGATCGACTCGATCCGAGAAGGCTCAACGGGCGCGAGGACACGGAGGTAG
- a CDS encoding MFS transporter, with protein MTVLGSRLAPNSSPDLSSKAPRTMTRKRWVIIWLAFVGLSINYLDRSSLSVALPFMGKDFELSATQQGLIFAAFFWAYDFCQLAAGWYVDKVGPRKSFTLAAVWWSVFTMVTAFAQNFWSLFAARFLLGVGESPAPSTAAKVVATWFPVRERAFATSIWDSGSRVGAVIALPIVTLIVAFTSWHAVFIIIGVAGLIWAVVWWKIYRSPEDHPTANDEERAYIRGGGARSEANDDADAAKLPWRSLFKYRTILSMMFGFFCLNSAIYFFITFFPSYLVKERGFDLLKLGLFGAIPGICAVAFGWLAGYVADRAVQRGVSVTRVRKTAIAGGLIGGSIIMFAAVVPEAWMALALLSVAYSSLTVAATGIWSLPADVAPSSRHVGSIGGLQNFASNLAGIFTPVLIGVLVDQTGSYVAPLAVIGLVSLAGAANYLFVLGKVEPLKVPASAAA; from the coding sequence ATGACTGTCCTAGGCAGCAGGCTCGCCCCCAATTCTTCCCCCGATCTTTCCTCCAAGGCTCCCCGCACCATGACCCGCAAGCGCTGGGTGATCATCTGGCTCGCGTTCGTGGGGCTCAGCATTAACTACCTTGACCGCTCCAGCCTCAGCGTGGCCCTGCCGTTCATGGGTAAGGATTTTGAGCTCTCGGCAACCCAGCAAGGCCTCATTTTCGCCGCCTTCTTCTGGGCGTACGACTTCTGCCAGCTGGCTGCCGGGTGGTACGTGGACAAGGTTGGGCCGCGGAAGTCCTTCACCCTGGCAGCCGTTTGGTGGTCCGTCTTCACCATGGTCACCGCCTTTGCGCAGAATTTCTGGTCGCTGTTCGCCGCGCGGTTCCTGCTCGGTGTCGGTGAAAGTCCGGCCCCCAGCACCGCCGCCAAGGTGGTGGCCACCTGGTTCCCGGTCCGCGAACGGGCCTTTGCCACCAGCATCTGGGATTCCGGCTCCCGGGTGGGTGCGGTCATCGCGCTGCCGATCGTCACGTTGATCGTCGCCTTCACGTCCTGGCACGCGGTCTTCATCATCATCGGTGTGGCCGGCCTGATCTGGGCTGTTGTGTGGTGGAAGATCTACCGCAGCCCCGAGGATCACCCGACGGCCAATGACGAGGAGCGGGCCTACATCCGGGGAGGCGGTGCCAGGAGCGAAGCGAACGACGACGCCGATGCAGCGAAGCTCCCCTGGCGCTCACTCTTCAAATACCGCACCATCCTCAGCATGATGTTCGGCTTCTTCTGCCTGAACAGCGCCATCTACTTCTTCATCACCTTCTTCCCGAGCTACCTCGTGAAGGAACGCGGCTTCGACCTGCTCAAGCTCGGCCTCTTCGGTGCCATCCCGGGCATCTGCGCGGTGGCCTTCGGCTGGCTGGCCGGCTACGTTGCCGACCGGGCCGTCCAGCGCGGGGTCTCGGTCACACGGGTCCGCAAGACCGCCATCGCCGGCGGTCTGATCGGCGGTTCGATCATTATGTTCGCCGCCGTGGTCCCCGAGGCATGGATGGCACTTGCCCTCCTGTCGGTGGCATACTCCAGCCTCACCGTCGCCGCCACCGGCATCTGGTCGCTCCCCGCGGACGTTGCCCCGAGCTCCCGCCACGTCGGATCCATTGGCGGGCTCCAGAACTTCGCCTCCAACCTGGCAGGCATCTTCACGCCGGTCCTGATCGGTGTCCTGGTGGACCAGACGGGATCCTATGTGGCACCGCTCGCGGTCATCGGATTGGTGTCGCTGGCCGGTGCGGCGAACTACCTGTTCGTCCTGGGCAAGGTGGAGCCGCTGAAGGTTCCCGCCTCCGCCGCGGCGTAG